The proteins below are encoded in one region of Lactuca sativa cultivar Salinas chromosome 3, Lsat_Salinas_v11, whole genome shotgun sequence:
- the LOC111908869 gene encoding very-long-chain 3-oxoacyl-CoA reductase 1, translating to MDFSSTQDLKSQPLWLLLPLVLAFLSLLKSSLQILNWVFVNFLRPAKNLKKYGSWALVTGPTDGIGKAFAFQLASKGLNLVLVGRNLDKLNDVSDSIRAKFKQTQIKIVVVDFSCDLDHGIERIKETVDGIDVGVLINNVGVCYPYARFFHEVDDKLMSDLIKVNVEGTTKVTNVVLTGMIKRKKGAIVNIGSGVAVVMPSSPLYALYAATKAYINQFSRCLYVEYKNSGIDVQCQVPLYVATKMSSRRRASLFVASTDAYAQAAIRFIGYEPQCMPYWQHSILWAFARLLPQYIIEAWWMGMCLGFRKRGQLKDSGKKNVHN from the exons ATGGACTTCTCTTCAACGCAAGACCTCAAATCTCAACCTTTATGGCTCCTTCTTCCACTCGTTCTTGCTTTTCTTTCTCTACTAAAATCATCCCTTCAAATCTTGAATTGGGTGTTCGTTAATTTCCTTAGACCCGCTAAAAACCTCAAGAAATACGGGTCATGGGCATTGGTTACGGGTCCTACAGATGGTATTGGTAAAGCCTTTGCCTTCCAACTGGCCAGTAAAGGACTAAATTTGGTTCTTGTGGGTCGGAATCTTGATAAACTAAACGATGTTTCAGATTCAATCCGTGCTAAATTCAAACAAACCCAAATAAAGATTGTTGTGGTTGATTTTAGTTGTGATTTAGATCATGGGATTGAGAGGATTAAGGAAACAGTTGATGGTATAGATGTTGGGGTTTTGATAAATAACGTTGGGGTTTGTTATCCTTATGCTAGATTTTTTCATGAAGTTGATGATAAGTTGATGTCTGATTTAATTAAGGTTAATGTCGAAGGGACTACTAAAGTTACAAATGTCGTCTTGACTGGAatgatcaagagaaagaaaggaGCTATTGTTAATATTGGGTCGGGTGTTGCAGTTGTTATGCCTTCTAGTCCTCTTTATGCACTTTATGCTGCTACTAAAGC atacATCAATCAATTTTCAAGGTGCCTCTATGTGGAATACAAGAATAGTGGTATCGATGTGCAGTGTCAG GTACCCTTGTATGTGGCAACAAAGATGTCTTCCCGTAGAAGGGCATCCTTGTTTGTTGCATCAACAGATGCTTATGCTCAAGCTGCCATACGTTTTATTGGTTATGAACCACAATGCATGCCTTATTGGCAACATTCGATCTTGTGGGCTTTTGCAAGATTGTTACCACAGTACATTATTGAAGCTTGGTGGATGGGTATGTGTCTAGGATTTCGGAAAAGAGGACAACTCAAAGACTCTGGGAAGAAAAATGTACACAATTGA